In a single window of the Acidobacteriota bacterium genome:
- a CDS encoding 1-acyl-sn-glycerol-3-phosphate acyltransferase produces the protein MNHTDKPSSATLPVKADERGIVPTAEELSVLGPIDKAGFWLTDRMNRGRWKRLMTFFQRHIGSLWIYLATNNLMNVFGIENVENSDASRPVVLVANHRSFFDMYTVSSVLFRRTKRPMELFFPVRAKFFYDNPLGWAVNFVMGWMSMYPPFFREARDERKRAFDKFSMRKLIEICAVGKSRVIGFHPEGKRNLEGGPYDLLPAQPGIGKVVYAARPQVIPVFIAGLGNDLPKQILGNWTGGEKIRIWFGEVIDLDEFYTKPDRLRTHKEIADHLMDKVRELADKDKAEFGN, from the coding sequence ATGAACCATACTGACAAGCCAAGTTCCGCGACGCTGCCCGTAAAGGCTGATGAACGGGGCATCGTGCCCACGGCCGAAGAACTCTCTGTCTTGGGGCCGATAGACAAGGCCGGGTTTTGGCTCACAGATCGAATGAACCGCGGCAGGTGGAAACGGCTGATGACGTTCTTTCAGCGGCACATCGGCTCGCTTTGGATCTATCTGGCGACGAACAATTTGATGAACGTATTCGGCATTGAGAACGTTGAAAATTCGGATGCATCGAGGCCGGTCGTTCTGGTCGCCAATCACCGTTCATTCTTTGATATGTACACGGTCTCGAGTGTGCTGTTCCGGCGGACGAAGCGGCCGATGGAACTTTTCTTTCCGGTACGTGCAAAATTTTTCTACGACAATCCGCTCGGCTGGGCCGTCAACTTTGTAATGGGCTGGATGTCGATGTATCCGCCATTCTTTCGCGAAGCAAGAGACGAGAGAAAGCGGGCATTCGACAAATTTTCGATGCGGAAACTGATCGAAATATGTGCGGTCGGCAAGAGCCGCGTTATCGGATTTCACCCTGAGGGCAAGCGCAACCTCGAAGGCGGGCCGTATGATCTGCTGCCGGCGCAGCCGGGCATCGGAAAGGTCGTTTATGCCGCACGGCCGCAGGTCATTCCCGTTTTTATCGCAGGCCTCGGCAACGATCTGCCGAAACAGATCCTCGGCAACTGGACCGGCGGCGAAAAGATACGCATTTGGTTCGGTGAAGTGATAGACCTGGACGAGTTTTACACGAAGCCCGACCGCCTGCGTACCCACAAAGAGATCGCAGACCATCTGATGGACAAGGTCAGGGAACTGGCCGACAAAGACAAAGCCGAGTTTGGGAATTGA
- a CDS encoding carboxypeptidase regulatory-like domain-containing protein: MSLRGYVFAALSVAVLAFSAAGNSYAQTSRDGVWKQVAESSAMRESNDRKLFPELYKVFRLNAGALENVLRQAPLEDSRPSKEAMPNFEIPSPDGKFLRFRLVESPMLAPHVAAKFPSWKTYHVWGVDDPTMQGRLDWTDSGFHGYVLTSEGSFNIDPYRLNDRQNYIVFYKKHYPQTRENFSCEVEDAFEESERSVTKKSDESIFNSQPTAEFSHGSNVRTYRFAVATTFEYTNFFRLTGDSDAQAQARAFNAVVVSVNRINLVYRKELSVFLSLVSDTNLTYVTNPETPSNYQNNGSSADLNANQTNVNSVIGSANYDFGHLFQTANGGVAQLSSVCGTSKARGLSGLPNPQGDPFDVDYVAHEMGHQMGGNHTFNAAANCGSSPTAARREPGSAVTIMGYAGICSSTSNISRNSIDIFHFYNLNEMITFMGGTGGTCGTTATPNAIPVVASVPNRTIPFNTPFALTASATDADGDALTYNWEQNDPGASQSNYPGTTDDDDTSLVFRPGFRSYLPTASPTRYFPSMTYVLNNQNEAPITYSGTSAVGAVCAGTCITGEDLPSAARTMNFRVTVRDGKGGIADQATVITVVNTITPFKVTSPNTNVVFPGGSSHTVTWDVSSTNTAPINTANVKISFSSDGGQTFPTVLAESTPNDGSQSVTIPNVNTTTGRIKVEAVGNIFFDVSDVNFTVNTVASNGSVSGQVFSSGGSTLRNAVVTITNEQGYLQRVNTSSFGFYQFDDVPAGTYIVTVSSRLFRFNPQEINLSGNVTGLNFTGLE, from the coding sequence ATGTCACTAAGAGGTTATGTCTTCGCCGCTTTGTCGGTGGCGGTATTGGCGTTTTCGGCGGCCGGCAACTCTTATGCCCAAACGTCGCGGGACGGTGTGTGGAAACAGGTAGCTGAAAGTTCAGCTATGCGCGAGAGCAATGACCGCAAGCTGTTTCCTGAACTTTACAAAGTGTTTCGGCTTAACGCCGGGGCTCTTGAGAACGTGCTTCGACAAGCACCGCTCGAAGATTCACGGCCCTCAAAGGAAGCAATGCCTAACTTTGAGATTCCGTCGCCGGACGGCAAGTTCCTGCGGTTCCGTCTTGTCGAATCGCCTATGCTCGCCCCGCATGTCGCGGCAAAGTTCCCGTCATGGAAGACCTATCACGTTTGGGGTGTTGACGATCCGACGATGCAGGGCAGGCTGGATTGGACCGACAGCGGATTCCACGGATATGTGCTTACGTCAGAAGGTTCTTTCAATATCGATCCGTACCGTCTTAACGACAGGCAGAATTACATAGTTTTCTATAAGAAGCATTACCCGCAGACCCGCGAAAACTTCAGCTGCGAGGTCGAGGACGCATTTGAGGAAAGCGAAAGATCGGTTACAAAGAAGTCGGACGAAAGCATTTTCAACTCTCAGCCGACGGCGGAATTCTCGCACGGCTCGAATGTACGCACATACCGTTTTGCTGTCGCAACAACGTTCGAATACACGAACTTTTTCCGTCTGACCGGCGACAGCGACGCACAGGCACAGGCACGGGCATTCAATGCGGTCGTGGTCAGTGTGAATCGGATCAATTTGGTTTACCGCAAGGAACTCTCCGTGTTCCTGAGTCTCGTTTCAGATACCAACCTGACCTATGTGACCAACCCGGAAACTCCGTCGAATTATCAGAACAACGGATCATCGGCTGATCTGAACGCCAACCAAACCAATGTGAATTCGGTCATCGGTTCGGCAAATTATGATTTCGGCCATCTTTTCCAGACCGCGAACGGCGGCGTCGCTCAACTTTCATCCGTTTGCGGCACGAGCAAAGCCCGAGGGCTTTCGGGGCTGCCGAATCCGCAGGGCGACCCGTTCGACGTAGATTACGTAGCTCACGAAATGGGGCACCAAATGGGCGGAAATCATACGTTCAACGCAGCCGCGAACTGCGGCAGTTCGCCGACGGCCGCACGCCGCGAACCAGGAAGTGCGGTGACTATAATGGGCTATGCGGGCATCTGCAGCAGCACGTCGAATATATCGCGCAATTCCATTGATATCTTTCATTTCTACAACCTGAACGAAATGATCACGTTTATGGGCGGGACCGGCGGCACCTGCGGCACGACCGCCACGCCCAATGCCATCCCGGTCGTAGCATCTGTCCCGAATCGCACAATACCTTTCAATACTCCATTCGCTTTGACGGCGAGTGCGACCGATGCCGACGGCGATGCTTTGACCTACAATTGGGAACAGAATGATCCGGGCGCATCGCAATCAAATTATCCCGGCACGACCGATGACGACGACACCAGTTTGGTATTCCGTCCCGGTTTCAGGTCATATCTGCCCACGGCGAGCCCGACGCGCTATTTCCCGAGCATGACGTATGTGCTGAACAACCAGAACGAGGCCCCGATCACCTATTCCGGGACGTCGGCGGTCGGCGCGGTATGTGCGGGAACTTGTATTACGGGCGAGGACCTTCCGTCTGCGGCCAGGACAATGAATTTCCGCGTGACGGTCCGCGATGGCAAGGGCGGCATCGCCGATCAGGCAACCGTTATTACCGTGGTCAATACGATCACGCCGTTCAAAGTAACGTCGCCCAATACCAACGTCGTATTTCCGGGCGGCAGCAGCCACACGGTGACTTGGGACGTGAGCAGCACTAACACTGCACCGATAAATACGGCGAATGTGAAGATCTCGTTCTCATCTGACGGCGGCCAGACATTCCCGACCGTTCTCGCAGAAAGCACGCCAAATGACGGCAGTCAATCAGTTACCATCCCTAACGTCAATACGACAACAGGACGCATTAAGGTCGAGGCCGTCGGCAACATATTCTTTGACGTCTCGGACGTGAACTTCACTGTCAATACGGTCGCTTCTAACGGAAGCGTCTCGGGCCAGGTTTTCTCGTCCGGAGGCAGTACTTTGCGTAATGCGGTGGTCACGATCACCAATGAACAGGGCTATCTGCAGCGTGTAAATACAAGTTCCTTCGGTTTCTACCAATTCGATGACGTACCGGCAGGCACTTACATTGTGACCGTCAGCTCCCGGTTGTTCCGTTTCAATCCGCAGGAGATCAACCTGTCCGGTAATGTGACAGGCCTGAACTTCACCGGACTTGAGTAG